The Streptomyces sp. NBC_01775 genome includes a region encoding these proteins:
- a CDS encoding aminopeptidase P family protein, whose amino-acid sequence MTDAAEEQPIKQRKNGLYAGVSDELAENMKTGWADTELQGLEPIAQAGEAAARRAKLSARFPGERLVIPAGNLKTRSNDTEYPFRSSVEYAYLTGNQTEDGVLVLEPAGPGGHSATLYLLPRSNRENGEFWLDGQGELWTGRRHSLTESEKLYGLPCADVRTASDVLRKASGPVRVVRGHDAGIEAALADKTTAERDEELTGFLSELRLVKDEFEIDELQKAVDSTVRGFEDVVRSLDKAEATSERYIEGTFFLRARVEGNDIGYGSICAAGPHSTTLHWMRNDGPVRSGELLLLDAGVETHTLYTADVTRTLPVNGRFTELQRKIYDAVYEAQEAGIAAVKPGGKYLDFHRAAQRVLATKLVEWGLVEGPVERVLELGLQRRWTLHGTGHMLGMDVHDCAVARRETYADGTLEPGMCLTVEPGLYFQADDETVPEEYRGIGVRIEDDILVTANGNRNLSAALPRTSADVETWMAELKA is encoded by the coding sequence GTGACAGACGCCGCTGAGGAGCAGCCGATCAAGCAGCGGAAGAACGGCCTGTACGCGGGGGTCTCCGACGAGCTCGCCGAGAACATGAAGACGGGCTGGGCGGACACCGAGCTGCAAGGGCTGGAGCCGATCGCGCAGGCCGGCGAGGCAGCCGCACGCCGCGCGAAGCTCTCGGCGCGCTTCCCGGGCGAGCGCCTCGTCATTCCCGCGGGGAACCTCAAGACCCGTTCCAACGACACGGAATACCCCTTCAGGTCGTCCGTGGAGTACGCGTACCTCACCGGCAACCAGACGGAGGACGGCGTGCTCGTCCTGGAGCCGGCCGGTCCCGGCGGGCACTCCGCGACGCTCTACCTCCTGCCGCGCTCCAACCGCGAGAACGGCGAGTTCTGGCTCGACGGCCAGGGCGAGCTGTGGACCGGGCGGCGGCACAGCCTCACCGAGAGCGAGAAGCTCTACGGCCTGCCCTGCGCCGACGTCCGTACCGCCTCCGACGTGCTGCGCAAGGCGAGCGGCCCGGTGCGGGTCGTGCGCGGACACGACGCCGGGATCGAGGCGGCGCTGGCGGACAAGACCACGGCCGAGCGCGACGAGGAGCTGACGGGCTTCCTCTCCGAGCTGCGGCTGGTCAAGGACGAGTTTGAAATCGATGAGTTGCAGAAGGCGGTCGATTCGACCGTGCGCGGCTTCGAGGACGTCGTCCGCTCCCTCGACAAGGCCGAGGCCACCTCGGAGCGCTACATCGAGGGCACCTTCTTCCTGCGCGCGCGGGTGGAGGGCAACGACATCGGCTACGGCTCCATCTGCGCCGCCGGACCGCACTCCACCACGCTGCACTGGATGCGCAACGACGGCCCGGTGCGCTCCGGAGAGCTGCTGTTGCTCGACGCCGGTGTGGAGACCCACACCCTCTACACCGCCGATGTGACCCGCACCCTTCCGGTCAACGGCCGCTTCACCGAACTCCAGCGCAAGATCTACGACGCGGTGTACGAGGCCCAGGAGGCGGGCATCGCCGCCGTCAAGCCGGGTGGGAAGTACCTCGACTTCCACCGCGCCGCGCAGCGCGTGCTGGCCACCAAGCTCGTCGAGTGGGGTCTGGTCGAGGGTCCCGTGGAGCGGGTGCTGGAGCTGGGCCTCCAGCGCCGCTGGACGCTGCACGGCACCGGTCACATGCTCGGCATGGACGTGCACGACTGTGCGGTCGCCCGGCGCGAGACCTACGCCGACGGCACGCTGGAGCCGGGCATGTGCCTGACCGTCGAGCCGGGGCTGTATTTCCAGGCGGACGACGAGACGGTGCCCGAGGAGTACCGAGGCATCGGCGTGCGCATCGAGGACGACATCCTGGTCACCGCGAACGGCAACCGGAACCTGTCGGCGGCGCTGCCGCGCACGAGCGCCGACGTCGAGACGTGGATGGCCGAGCTGAAGGCGTGA